The Coffea arabica cultivar ET-39 chromosome 6e, Coffea Arabica ET-39 HiFi, whole genome shotgun sequence genome contains the following window.
ggtgaacaCTAAAGGTTCAATTATATGTTGCATTTATCTGTCAGGGTTGCAAACTGAACATGCAAGCGATCCTTCTGTGGACGCTTAAGTGCTATTTGATGAGTGTTCTAAGTGCATGGTAGCACTATATAAATGCTTGATATGTTAATGAGCTTGAGAATGATATGACTATGAActgtcattcttttgaacttgttATTAACggccgagtgtgtactttatcgcactcgaccctaCTGAATTTTCATTGCTATACATTAACTTGATATGATATTATTGATATGTGGGGGCtccaaaacccaatggctagttattcgaggttgagccggcaagggcttggtcaacTCGATTAGCGAACCTTGGGCAATATATATGTGTTGAATCCATCCTGTCCTGGGTATAATCAAGTAATACCAATTCTTGAAATTTTATTGGcatgcgggcccggtagggggtgaaAGGTGGACAGAGTGGCATGAAGTGGTGATTCTACATGgacatgaaagttgacggagtgtcaactacttgaATTACTGATTGATCAAGTGTTTGCTAGTGCTCAGTATCCTTCATGATTGTTATATTGATTTTAACGATTTTCTTATATGAAATCCCTCGTTTATGTTTCTTGTTGGCTTAAATATATGATTAATTGCTTTCTTAGATTACATGTCCTTCTTAGACCTCACTGGGTGCAAGCTCatgcctttccttttgtttccttaGCAAGGTTGGTTCGTGATTTGGAGATTTAGCACATAGCTTTTGTTTTAGCTAGATTAAGTGATTAGGGTGCTATTTTGTTTTGAATGGGAATTGTAAGCTTAAActctttcttttgtattttaggTTGCATTAGTAGACAACTATATATATTAGTTGTATTTAGCGTATTTGGTGGTAAGGTTGGATATTGGGTTTGATTCTGTGGTTTGTTatcgagtcctgacgagagttgggcaggcggcccgctgaTACCTTAGGGTACGCCCatgggagaggtggggtcgtcacactttGTCACTATAGGCTGATTGTTGGGAACCATTATAGCATTCTTGTCACAAGGGCTTGCCATCACCTGATCGACCCACCTCTGCAGATCACTTATCCATATCACCTGATCGGCCTGTCTCAATTGATCACTCATCAGCATCATCTGATCAGTCCACCTTTGATGATCATCTGTCAAAGTTTGTGAACTTCTAATCCTAGGGATGAAACTACCTAGACTAATACTTCTTTCACCCCTTGAGTCTTTTGGTTGAACTTATTTATTAGGTGATCAGTTACCCATTTCACTATCTACTCCAACCGCACTTCCTGATATCTCTTGATGATAGCCCATCGTGtcttgtgagaaccctcacttaaaaatataaattctcCTAAATCACTTGTATTGCCCTAAGACTAAATGAATTATAACATTTCCTGGCATTGCAATGCATTGCCTTCTACATGAATTGTAATCCCGTACCCAGAAAGgtcatgatgccgtttgggtaatAGTCGACAGGTTGACCAAGTCTGCTCATTTCTTGTCGATAAGTAAGAGATACTCCTTGAAAAAATTGGCCCAACTATACATGGATGAAATAGTGAGATTGCATGGGATCCCAGTGAGCATTGTTTCCGATAGAGATCCACggtttgtgtcttgtttctgGCAACAGTTACAAGAAGCcttggggaccaagttgaacTTTGGTACCATAACttttgcaaaccactccataaaagtgctagttaaggtagtttccaaggtgtttgtggagttattttggaagGGAAAGCACTAAGCTACCAATTTTCTTGGGGTTTTAAGGTATCTTGCCAAGAatttcctctttacttcaattaattgttaattagtaggttagaaTTGTTAAATATATAGTTTTGTGAGGATATTTCATGATTTGAGGTGGTGATGtgggaaatttcagttttatggtgaattttctgctcTTATTTGATGCTTGAGTATTAGCCTTGGATTGATAGCTTTGTTATGTGTAATATTGagcttttatatgctagttttACTTGCATACGAAAAATTTCAGTTGGTGTGTATCaatttcagattagggtttccatttAGGAATGAATCTGTCATGTTTCTGACCTGCATAtttgtccatgttagaggccgaatcaggtctAGGtgaaaacattaaagttgtagggaatggagttaaATATCTTCCTGTAAACTTTCAGCCCAATTAGAGTACTGTAACAtttgaaatgactaaaatacccctaacTGCCAAAAGCCCTATTTCGAGGGcagctttctattttttttgagATTGCACATTTTGACATTGAAAATGCACGAACTAgatgttgatgtcttcataagaaatgtatctCTTTGTATGAGCTTCGAAACACAATAAAgtttaccccaatccgataagcgtagcttcaaaTACGACCAAAACGCCGGAAGATGTCAAACCTGCTCCTTAGCCATTCGTCTTTAAAACTAGTTTCCCgctttgattttgatggatgcATTGCTAGAATTGACTTGTGTATGGATGAATTTGAGCCTAGTTGAGGAGCCATTGTGTTAAGTttacttatgtgttgaattgggctgagttgaggaaaaaaaaatgaagccataaatggctggaatatatcgaaatacaaagggcatgctatccaaaattttagggctacgtgATTCCTTTGAGTTGGGTTGATTTTGAgtagaaatgaaaggttttgggGTGGGTCGTTTATACCCTTGGCACCAATTGTTACATATTTTCATTTCCAAGTTCTATTTTGCCTTGCATTAGTAGTTATTGGATAGATACgactcgtaatcgagtctcaaTTGTTTCTTGGTTGTTCTTAGGACGTGTCGGTGGTCAAGGGCATTCCTTgggaggaaacttttgaagttatccttgcttgaactggtgagtgtactacttgcatgacttgttgtttaTCAGTTTTACCTGTACCTGCAATGTGTAACCTGAATGACTGTAACACCGGCTTAATTCTGgacgagacgagggtgtacttcatcACACTCGTCTCTTTTGCTTATTTGTCGAGTCACTGTATATGCTTGAACCTGTTACTTGTGCCTATTATAAGTTGAATTTGTTACCTGTGCCtgttatgatgtcgtttggaggctagcatccaacgaccttcctgtgatatctgagctcaacctcattggtagttaattgaatcgagccagcaaggggcttggtcgaggaaaattgacaaGTCATGAGGGCCTGTTTCTTGGGAATCTATGGATATTAGAGACTCtggattccgggtatactcgagtattaccattcttgttcctgtttggtgttcgggcccgggatATGgcgtaagaggggtctacggacatgtttgtttcattaaacgttgacggagggtcaacgagtttggatcaagtactgcaacaggaatttggctcttgagagccacctgtatcctttccatTTGAGATGATTATTCATTTCCCTATTTGACGTGTATACTTGATTGATTAAAAGAAAATCTCTATGATTCTTGATTGCTTGTATTTTGGTACCTccttgagcgtaagctcaccccttcccggtacctttgttttccttacagggttcaacatgttggaaatcatgattttgaagaaaagagtAGAGCTAGTAATAGACATCCTTTTTGATTATGCTCCTCTGCataagaaaaccctaattgtactttgaTTAAGCATCTCCCTTTGACTTGCAAAGTTTCAACGTATGTATATAAGTGATTATCCATGTTCCCTTCGTGTATTTGTTGATGAATTTGTGCTCTATGGGTTTATATAAACTTTTCTTGTATCCGTCGAAGGTCGGGGGAGTACGGAACTTGATcgaggaagaaaagaaatttggcGAGAACACTGTTCACAGAATCCGGCCGtttatccggccagttcttggccagatatctggccggattagcaggggattttggaaaaaattttgggGTGCTCACtaccttgaatccggccggcaatccagCCGGATATTCGGCCAAATCTTgggcggattgtgacgtggccgcGCTTCGTTCTGTTTTCGTTTTCGTTTTCGTTGATGCATTTAGTTGAAATTCCATTTCACCGTATGGTTTGGTAATCATGTTTTCGGCTTAGGAATCTCCGATTGTTGGATTCTTGGGATTTTATCGCGCGTTACGTAGGGTTTACGAGTGTTTTGACTCCGTAGacctggtgagagctgggcaggcggtttGCCGAAcactctggttcgccttagagggacgtggggttgtcacagttggtatcagagcccgcttcgcgtggtctctgcgtggagtgagcttggggccaagtggtgttatggtctcgATCATGTGAACGagtgtaaaggactaagtgatttttagcataagatatgagttatgaaatgttataggtttcaaacctttatcatggtaaTTGGAGACAAAAGATGTGTGTCCGGTAGGAATTACAAATGTAGATTATTTACTATTGGGGctggccagctcgagttgtgaattataatcttttggattcttgtacacGAATACGAAAGAGATGAAagtctaggttagaaatgacttgggcaaactagaaatgtgattctaACTTCATGTGATGTGTTAGGGTGTCATTAAGTATGATTAATCTTGTCTAAGATATGACCTGTGTTATTCTTGTAGAGTACGGACGGAGCCCTAGAAGGGGAGACACACCTAGTTCTAACTATGAGGGAGAGTCCATTAGCCCAGTTGGGAACTAGGCCTAGTTTGTGTATAGTACTTTTGATGACCCCGATACTTTCGTGGGATTCCTTTTGCTTGTATCTGactgactgctactgtgtgattTGCCTGGTAAAGTTGTGTTATATGTGTGTTTGCCTTTTGAGTTGTGTCTACTTTTGTTACTTGTACTTGCATACATTTATTTTAATCTTGTATTCGTGCTTCAACCCTAAACCGGTTAAACCAGATGGAGGGTACTCATAGCGGACGAGACCGGGGGCGCGGACGTAGGCAACTATCGAATGAAAGGGAAAATCGAGAATCAATGTCTGAACCTAATCTTGAACCTAGAATGGGTCCTAACGTTCAGGTGGCTGCAGTTATCCAGCGCATGACCGACCTTTTGGCTTACGTAGTAGAACATCAGGGCCAAAGTCCTGTTAATCAGCCAgaaaaccctggtaaccatggagagggtgaggatagagccctcgaacgatttcagaagttctgcCCACCGAAATTTCTTAGAGGACCAGACCTTGACGTGGCCGAgaggtggctggagaagatgatcgatattttttcCGCGTTGCACTATactgaggagagacaggtgacatttgctatcttccaactggagggagcagccggttcttggtggaatgtaataagactgaaatgggaaagagaacaaacattgaggacgtgggtgaacttcatgAGGGAGTTCAACGCGAAGTATTTCCCACCTCTAatccaggaaaagaaagaagatgagttcattagACTTCGCCAGGGAGCTCAGActgtcgccgaatatgagagccagttcactaGGTTGTCTAAGTTCGCTCCCGAACTAATTGTGACTAagcaaaggaggataaggcATTTCGTCCAGggactaaatgttgagattcagaaggacctggcTGTAGCCCAACTTAGTGCCTTTAGTGACgcggtggagaaagctcaacgagttgaaagCGCGAGGTTACAAGTTAGAACCTTCCAGGCGAAGAAAAGAGCTATTCCTGAAGGTGGCGTAGGACAAGAGGATACGAGCACACCTCCCAAGCTTGGAAAGGGAACTGGAGGAGTAAGAGTTCTGAGGATatcaagaggtgcctcacaggGAGGCTCGGCCTCTGCTTTCCGTGGTCCCTGTGGGTGCTGTAGGAAGCCGAATCACACGGAGGAtgtctgctggaagaaaggaagaaaatgtctgcgttgcgggAGTGCAGATCATCAAATCGCTAATTGCCCAGGCCTATCTCGAGAAGGGAGTGGGAACCGACAATCAACCAAGGCTAACcttgaccagtcgaagggggaaaGGACAGGACCGAAGGTACCGGCTCGGGTGTATTCCCTAGGGCAACATCAAATCCCTGACACGTCTGAAGACATGGAAGGTAAGATTCTGGTATTCCACCCTTTGACCACTAGAATGGTGAATAAGAATAGCGATTTGGGTAGGAAGAGGAAACTATACTAGAGAATTTAATGAGcttggccagtgaaggggtacggATTGGTTAGCCAAGTATGATGCTCAACTTGACTGTAAGAAGGaagtgaaaaaattttgtatacCGGGGAAGGCGATGataagaaatttcgaggacgaaattcttttaagggggagagagtgtgaggacccgcaaaattTTCCTATTTTATAATACTTTAATTTATTTTCACCTGCATTTCTTTACCCcactttattatattaattttccagagatttttatgagtgaatatagcttttaaatcattttcttggtataaattagtatatgttaagtttgaattgtattaaggacgtgggacccgctagtgcggttagTGCGGTAAAATTTTGACGATTAGTTGAAATTCTATACAGAGGGATGTTAATTTataaggtgttaggagataattaagGATTAGTTAGCCAAAATAGTGTTGGAAGACAAGGAAAGTGAGAGAAAATTCTAGAAAAGGGCCAAGTGTCATGACACTATTGAaaattggactttgaccaatttCTTACCTTTGCTAAATATCAAActttgaccaaaatcatcttcatttcttcaccaagctggccgaaactttgagggaaagaaagaagagagaaacttcatcttGCACCATCCTTTCTTGCTCTAATCTTGAATTCCAACCATAACttttgcaaaccactccataaaaagTGCTAGTTAAggtagtttccaaggtgtttgtggagttattttggaatggaaaacactAGGCTACCAATTTTCTTGGGGTTTTAAGGTATCTTGCCAAGAACTTCCtgtttacttcaattaattgttaattagtaCGTTAGAGTTGTTAAATATGTAGTTTTGTGAGGATATTTCATGATTTGGGGTGGTGATGtgggaaatttcagttttatggtgaattttctgctcTTATTTGATGCTTGTGTATTAGCCTTGGATTGATAGCTTTGTTATGTGTAATATTgagcttttatatgttagttttACTTGCCTACGAAAAATTTCAGTTGGTGTGTATCAATTTCAGATTAGAGTTTCCATTTATGaatgaatctgccctgtttctgaCCTGCATAtttgtccatgttagaggctgaataaggtctaggtcaaaacatgaaagttgtagggaatggagttaaATATCTTTCTgttaaatttcagctcaatcggagcactgtaacatttgaaatgac
Protein-coding sequences here:
- the LOC140009885 gene encoding uncharacterized protein, which translates into the protein MREFNAKYFPPLIQEKKEDEFIRLRQGAQTVAEYESQFTRLSKFAPELIVTKQRRIRHFVQGLNVEIQKDLAVAQLSAFSDAVEKAQRVESARLQVRTFQAKKRAIPEGGVGQEDTSTPPKLGKGTGGVRVLRISRGASQGGSASAFRGPCGCCRKPNHTEDVCWKKGRKCLRCGSADHQIANCPGLSREGSGNRQSTKANLDQSKGERTGPKVPARVYSLGQHQIPDTSEDMEGKILGIKRGMEQQQPPIDYSLMFTVMKNELRDANSEGYSGSEDDEHAERPKRDTSKNELKGLKIQVPVFKGKSDPEAYLEWKSRIEMVFDCYDYSEEQKGIKVDESKIEAIKQWPTPTSVPEVRSFLGLAGFYRHFVKDFSTISAPITVVTKKNDKFH